AACGGAACCTGAGTATCACCATCGTCTACCGGGAGCCCTGACCCGCTGAAAAAAAACGGGGCCGGAATGACACCCGGCCTATTCGGAACAGTAGACTATCGCCCATGAAAATCATCGACCTTTCCGCCACCATCTGCTCCGCGCCCCCGGACAGCGCGGTCTTTGACGCCATTCACATCTCTTATTCCAGCCACGCGGAAGGAGCGGCCCAGGCTTCGGCCCTGCTCAATGTCCCGGTCACGGCCTTCCGCAACGATGAGGGTTGGGCCACCGAGGAAATTACCCGGATGGGCACCCACAGTTCCACCCACGTTGACGCGCCCTGGCACTACAACAGCTCCATCGACGGCTGGCCCGCCGAGACCATCGACCGGCTGCCCCTGGAATGGTTTTTCGGCAACGGCGTGGTTCTGGACATGACCCACAAGTCCAGGGGGAACCCGGTGACCGGGGACGATATCCGATCGGCCCTTGACGCCATCGGATACGCTCTGAAACCCCTGGATATCGTGCTGATTCATACCGGGTGTGACAAATATTACGGAGCGTCCGACTATATCTTCCACGGTCCCGGGGTGACCGCCGAAGCGACGATATGGCTGATCGACCAGGGCATCCGGGTCATGGGCATTGATGCCTGGGGATGGGATGAGCCCCTGGACCTGGAAGCCGCCCGGGCCGCGGAAAAACAGGAAAAAGGCGTGTTCTGGGCGGCCCACCAGGTGGGCCGCTCCTACTCCCACATTGAGCGCCTGGTCAACCTGTCGGCCCTGCCCGCCCACGGGTTCAAAGTCGCCTGCTTCCCGCTGAAGATCAAGGGTGCCAGCGCCGGACCGGCCCGGGTGGTGGCCATTTTATGACTAAAGGCCATCTCTAAGCCATCAGGCTCTCAAATGTCGAAAAACCGGCCCGTATACAGCCAGGGCAATGCGCCGAAAGCGCTCATCGTCCAGCACGGTCTCGTCAAAACAGCGGCTGACATGGACATCCTCACCCTCACCGGGTCGCCGGTCGTTTGACCGCCATCGGCCGACGGCAGCGGTCCGGGCCGCCTCAACTGATTTGCCCTCAATGATTGTCTCCGCCAGGGCCAGGGATGTTGCCGGAAAAAAGGGCAGCGGCGCGGTCAGGCCCTGATAAAACAACCCGACCAGTTCGACCAGGTACGCGGCCGCCTCCTCTCCGGCCATCTCCGTAAACGTCTTCGGATCATCGGTACCAATGAGATGCGTTGACCGTGCCGGTCCGTTTTTCACGACGGCGTTTACGGCCAGATGGTACACCCAGGCCCGAAGGATGTCCGCCGCCTTGATGCCGGCGCAGCGGTAAAAAAGCTGCCCCCGGGGATAGAGACCGTCCGCCACTCCCTGCAAAATCGTCTGTCGTGAATCATTCAAGCGGCATTCGATGCTTTCCGGCTCAATCGGGCCTCCTTCCAGATACGGGAAAACGACCTCCGCAAACCGCCTCGCTTCCGTTTCATGGGTTTCCCAGGCGATCTCGCCGAAACTGCCGTGGGGCAGCCTTCCGGAAGCCTTGATGACGGCAAGGGCGGTCTCTCTGTCCCGGCCGTAGCGGACAAAGGCATCCACCAGGTCCTGCCGGATCAGGTACTGCTGCAGAAAATCCAGTGAAAAGGGCTCCCGGTCTTCGGCGCGCTCCTTGTCGGCGACCGCGAAATCCAGGTTCAGCCGGGTTTTCAGGAGAAAAGCCGCCGGGTTCCTGAAAAAAGAGACCAACTGATCCAGGCCGAGAGGCTGCCACGTTTCACCGGGCGGTTCCGGCAGGAGGCGGTCGAACAGCCTCCGGGGCGGTGATTTGCCTTCCCGGTTACGCAGGGCGGCAGCATAATTTTCCTCCGAGTAGGAAAACAGCCCGACGCTGTCCTGAAAATACTTCGGTGAAAACGGCTGCAGCGGGTGCCGGGTCACCACCTGTTCGAGAAGACGGGTTCCGTCACCGGTCGTAAAACCCCGCTCGAGATATTCCAAAAGTTCGCGGACCAGTGAGGAGGGAGGCATCAGACTGTTATCCCGGATATCCTGTCCGACATAACTGACGATCAGAAATTTCCTGGCCGAAAGCAGGCTTTCCAGAAAAAGGTAGCGGTCTTCAAACGTCTTGGAAAAATCGCAGAGCCGCCGTTGTTTTTCCAGCAGGTCAAATCCGGGACGGTGGCTTGTCCGGGGAAAATCGCCGTCACTCATGCCCAGCAGGCAGACCACTTTAAAGGGAATGCTCCGCATGGGCAGCAGCGTACAGAAAGTAACACCGTTGCTGATAAACCCGGATGAGCGGGAAGCGCCGGCCAACCGGCTCTCCAGATAGTCGCGAATAACATCAAGGGACACGGGGTCCCGGAATCCGGTAAGCTCGGAAACAGCGGTCAGCCCGCCGTCCAGGATCATGCGCCGGATTTCCATGATGTCGTTTTCCGTGGCCTCATCATCCGCCAGAAAAAAATCCGTCAGAATGCCGTTTAACGTATCGGTCCACTCCGGAAGGGTTTTGGATGTCTTCAGGGAGCGACACCGGTTAACAAGCGT
The sequence above is drawn from the Thermodesulfobacteriota bacterium genome and encodes:
- the recC gene encoding exodeoxyribonuclease V subunit gamma, with the protein product MAGFHLFTGNRLENLTERLAGRMREQPPPPLQPEVIVVQSEGMQKWLSLQLADAHGVCANIAYLFPKSLAQDLYQRVLAAGDPSIFSPETLTWSVMKTLPGLLDDREFADLKHYLREDTTGLNRFYLARQIAEMLGRYCLLRPDVILAWSRGKNPLAVQPASRWQSILWRKILDDLPPQARGMDPASLHYRLLSAPAPLAGLPERISVFGISTLAPYYVDFFLKLAEQIDVDVYYMNPCRQYWEYVFSEKEMARFAAEGVPEEAACVDEGNRLLSSLGTAGREFFSFLLNRLGDAGEDLFSDPGGGDMLTAVQSDVLNLVDGDGQNRRTVAADDASIQVHVCHSPIREVEVLHDRLMAILESDAGVQPRDIVVMMPDVAAYAPLIQAVFDAPEHPAAMIPYSIADATVRQANTVTGALLAILTMDRNRYRAPDVLDLLGHSAVRNRFGLSGHDLNRVRGWVEAAGIRWGIDGAYRAGLGLPDFYENTWAFGLDRMLLGHALPPSSPEKMFAGILPWGEFEEESSRTLGKAVSFVRTLVNRCRSLKTSKTLPEWTDTLNGILTDFFLADDEATENDIMEIRRMILDGGLTAVSELTGFRDPVSLDVIRDYLESRLAGASRSSGFISNGVTFCTLLPMRSIPFKVVCLLGMSDGDFPRTSHRPGFDLLEKQRRLCDFSKTFEDRYLFLESLLSARKFLIVSYVGQDIRDNSLMPPSSLVRELLEYLERGFTTGDGTRLLEQVVTRHPLQPFSPKYFQDSVGLFSYSEENYAAALRNREGKSPPRRLFDRLLPEPPGETWQPLGLDQLVSFFRNPAAFLLKTRLNLDFAVADKERAEDREPFSLDFLQQYLIRQDLVDAFVRYGRDRETALAVIKASGRLPHGSFGEIAWETHETEARRFAEVVFPYLEGGPIEPESIECRLNDSRQTILQGVADGLYPRGQLFYRCAGIKAADILRAWVYHLAVNAVVKNGPARSTHLIGTDDPKTFTEMAGEEAAAYLVELVGLFYQGLTAPLPFFPATSLALAETIIEGKSVEAARTAAVGRWRSNDRRPGEGEDVHVSRCFDETVLDDERFRRIALAVYGPVFRHLRA
- a CDS encoding cyclase family protein, which encodes MKIIDLSATICSAPPDSAVFDAIHISYSSHAEGAAQASALLNVPVTAFRNDEGWATEEITRMGTHSSTHVDAPWHYNSSIDGWPAETIDRLPLEWFFGNGVVLDMTHKSRGNPVTGDDIRSALDAIGYALKPLDIVLIHTGCDKYYGASDYIFHGPGVTAEATIWLIDQGIRVMGIDAWGWDEPLDLEAARAAEKQEKGVFWAAHQVGRSYSHIERLVNLSALPAHGFKVACFPLKIKGASAGPARVVAIL